The Setaria italica strain Yugu1 chromosome VIII, Setaria_italica_v2.0, whole genome shotgun sequence genome includes the window ACTTTGTCATCGGAGAGGTAGGTATTATATTCGGGCAACCTTTTATTGGTCAATTGGTAAGCGTGATTGCATTTGGGGCATTAAACTGCATTGGAACCCGAGATCAAGCACACCGAGCTGCCGCTCTCCTACTATATATACAGGTGTTCTTGATCAGCGAGCTGATGATAACATCATGCACCAATTTCCTTCTCATTCCTTAGAAAATCTGCCGGTCACATATCACGACCGTTCCTTACAACTCTCATCCAGGCATGACTGGGCTCACTGCATATGCCGGGTTTATGGAGGTCGGGAGGCCAAAGAGAGGCGATTCTGTGTTCATATCTGCCGCATCAGGTGCCGTCTGGCAGGTTGCTGGTAAGCTCGCCGAGATAGCAGGTTGCTATGTGGTCGGCAGCGCCGGCTCCGACGAGAAGGTCTGTTTCCTGAAGACCAAGTTCGGCTTTAACGACGCCTTCAACTACAAGTTGGAGACTGACCCTGCTGCCGCGCTCAAGCGGTGCCTCCCAGATGGCATCAACATCTACTTTGACAACGTTGGTGGCGCGATGCTGGATGCCTCACTGCTGCACATGCGCCATGGCGGCAGGGTCGCCGTCTGTGGAATGATCTTGCAGTACAACCTACAGGAGCCAGACGGCTTGCGCAACATGTTCTGCATCATCCCCAAGGCTGTCCGGGTGGAAGGGTTCAACGTCGGTGGCTACTTCCACATGTACTCAAGGTTCGAGGAGGAGATGGTCGGGTACATCATGGAGGGGAAAGTCACCATCGTGAGGACGTCGTTGAGGGGATTGAGAGTGCGCCGGCGGCTCTAGTCGGTTTGTTCTCCAGGAGAAACGTCGGTAGCCAGCTCTTGGCACTTGCAAGGGAGTAAGTTGAAGTGTGTTATTTAGAAGGAATAAAGACATTCAGATTGTGTTCTCTGTTGGAGCTCGAGGACACAAGGGAGACTGTCTACTTAGGAAGTAAAATATTGGAAGTCATTGCTGTTGATATCTCCGTCAACAATAGATTCGAAAGCAATAATAGCATTTGCTATGATTTTGCCTTTTGTTTTTGTACTTGCTTCCCTATTATTTGTGATTATCTTTTGTGCTAAAAATATGTTAAAATAATTTGGTTGCCGTGCGGTTGTAGAGGCCGaagatatttattttttctaacaAAAGGTATTGCGATGGTACAAGAGAAGCCCCAACACTGTAATAATCCTCAAAACCATTAGCAGTGTGCTTTCATCAGGTATCCAAAACGCCAGCGTATTTGCTCCTATATGTATCCCTCCATccgaaattactattcattttaacttttctgtGCTATATACATAGCTTTTCTTGCTCAAAAGGATTCAAGGAGCAAGGCACCTAGGGCATCTTAGCTTCGGAGTGGAGGATACTGAGGGTCAGCACAACGTACGGAAGAAAAGAAGTTCGCGGCGGTGACATCAGCCACAGTCCACCGCATGATTTGGGAAGGGCAATGGCGTGGGGGGACGGTACAAGGCAGACGTCCGATGTAGTGTTTTTCTTTTGGTACAGGGGACCTGAACGGAGGAAAACAAGATTCTGTGGTACTCAATtcttctaagggggtgtttggatcctggagctaaaatttagtccgtgtcacatcgaatattcggatgctaattaggcttaatagattcgtctcgcgatttagcctaggggttgtgaaattggttttgtaattagactatatttaatactcctaattagtatccaaacatttgatgtgacaggagctaaaatttagcccggggatccaaacatcccctaagtTTGAAGCATTCAATGAGATGGAACTCAATGAATCTTTATGTATCTGAGGTTTAAAGTGGCCATGTATCCCTCCATGATTACTGTAACTGCAATGGTTTGAGTTTGTTCATAGTTCTCTTCTGTCTCGTCCAGAAGACATATGCGGTGTGTCCTAGATAAAGAAAATGCTCAAAGGGAAATTAAAGGGCACAAAAATATAAACAACAAACTCCTTTCCCTTAACAGAGTACATATCAAACGATTACACACTGAACGATTTTATTAACTAGCAGGTTTGATTATTCAACCTCGCTATCGTCAGACTCCATCAGGGTTTACAGCCTTCACTTTGACAGCATGACCTAGCAGAGGGCATTTGAAGAACAAGTGTTAGAAGGATACATGTATTTATTCAGTCATCAGGATACAAAATATTGTTTGACGTATCAGCAACCGATAATTTCTTTATTACGAGGACAACCCATTCCTACCTGATGAGCAGGAGGAGGCTCATTGTCGAGATCGCAGAGATCATGGAAACGCAGGATCTTATCATCATCgtattttttcttctgtttattTGAAAGTAGGCGAACAATGCATTTCATGTCCCTATCAGGCACTGCTCTCACAGCCACACAACACTCGTCAAGATATGATGGGGCTAAGACTGGACCTTTTTTCTTGATGTATTGTCTACAGTGGAGTACGATGTTTGCCTTCTGTTCTTCAGTACATGGCCCATCAGTGGCTACTGGATCCAGTGAAATTACGGCACACACTAGCAGGAGAagaaatgccaattttgcaggCAACATGTTGTTGCTACACTAGTAGGTGGCTGTGGAAGGATCCTGTTTGTCCAAAACGCCAGCATATTTGGTCCTATATATAGGAAAGAAAGCACCCTGCAACCCCACCAACTTCTGTGCGTTTAGAAACTTTTTTGGATACTGTTGGAAGATATATAGATACTCAAATACATTGCATGATATGCTACCATTCATGTAGAATATAATAGTATCGGTCCACAATGTCTATTTTGTATGAAAGATACTCCTTTTAATAATATCATTGAATCCTCACTCATAAATTGTATGAATGAGGATTTCTTGAAATTATGTTGGTTAGTTAATGGGATGAGGTTGTAGTTGTCAAAATAAGGACAGATGTACTTAATCGAAGCGTTTAATACTTGCATTGCCGTGCCGATAGTCTCATTTGTGGATATTGTGGACGACATATACATTTTGGAAGATATATTATAATTTGTGGAGAATACTTTCATATGGTTCCTCAACATATATTCGTACCAAAGATACCCATAATTTCACGGTATACACACCCATACAATTATATGTGAGCATTCATGAAATCTGTTGTATAGTTAATGATGAGCCTGCAGTTGTTAGAGGATGGATGCCATCCATTGATGAgcataattattttttatttatgacATCCACATATCGAATCTATACTGCAATAGGGAAGAAAAAGTTGGTGCCTTCATCGAAAATTAGGTTAGGAGGGTTTAACATCAGATCGACCTGTTTAACAAAATCCTTATTACGCAATCTTGTCCAGTGCTCGCCCTTCTTCCATCAACCATGCATTATTGATGTAAATTGTCTCCACAGCCAGACGCGTGGAAGTGGTGGAAGGCCACCCTGTTCATGGTCCGGGTTTCCCGGTTTCTGGTTTATTTCCACTGGAAGGAGATCATTTCCTTCCATCGCGTCGAGGCTATCACCATTGTGGTGATGACACGTGACTGGGAGGCTATCACGATATTTGGCATATCTGTGATCACATTGAGCGTGCAAAAACTCTATATATGCGAGATATATATTAAATTAATTATATATCTCGTGTGTTCTGGAATATTCTTTTTCTCAGCATTTAAATTTGGATTGATCTGGGTTTTCTATATGTGCTAGAATCGTACAATTCTGACATGAAAAACTATCTGCACGGCACTTATAGTATGCTGGTACGGATAGTTGAAAATATCCATGCTGGTCTAGCCTAGTACCGGCACAGATATATTTTGTTTATAAAAACATGTGATAATGGTATGATATTATATCTCTATCTTCTAGATGATTAGAAATATATTGcaaaaatataataattttGGAGTGATGGATCTTCAAACTTAAGACCTCATACTACATTTGCTTAACACTCCACCTACTAGCCAACTCAACCTCGCACTAATTGTTGCATATTTACTTAGTATATTTCTTATGAGTATATCTCAATAGTCTAAATAGTACCTCAAGATATTACAGCGAATGTCTCAGACTATGTCTTTACGGGGATAAGGTCAATTTTTAAGTGTCTCAAGTATGTCCCAAATATTATATATTGGCATTTTACAAAAATGACTTAAGAAAATGTCTCTATGGTTGAAAGTACCTCAAATAGTGTCTCAATACATATGACACTTTCTCAAGTGCCAAAAAAATATCTTTATAATACGTTAAAACATATTCATAAGGACAAATcataaaatatatatacaaaagTGTCTCTACTTGAGGTTTATGTTGTAGTGTGAGTAGATAGGGATtcactacgaggcctttacaaagatttcctAATAAGTGGT containing:
- the LOC101766332 gene encoding 2-alkenal reductase (NADP(+)-dependent) translates to MTGLTAYAGFMEVGRPKRGDSVFISAASGAVWQVAGKLAEIAGCYVVGSAGSDEKVCFLKTKFGFNDAFNYKLETDPAAALKRCLPDGINIYFDNVGGAMLDASLLHMRHGGRVAVCGMILQYNLQEPDGLRNMFCIIPKAVRVEGFNVGGYFHMYSRFEEEMVGYIMEGKVTIVRTSLRGLRVRRRL